A window from Deltaproteobacteria bacterium encodes these proteins:
- a CDS encoding sigma-70 family RNA polymerase sigma factor has product MPASAASWAPSLRSPTIWPPMAPVRVGEVMPMPPDPAQPPASHQALPEAGSAPAAVAADPDVALMLRLQAGDEAAFQDLFRKYSPRVLQFARRFVGSDAQAEELSQDVFVQVFRFRHRYRPQSRFSTWLFTIATNLCLNEVRRPERHLRVDLWNRRDGEERAEGPPLPDPTAVTPEQGAAARQLERRLEVLVAELPAKQRAALLLSRMDGLAYRDVAEALGSTEGAVKALLFRATQTLKRGLREYL; this is encoded by the coding sequence ATGCCGGCCTCCGCGGCGAGCTGGGCACCGTCCCTCCGTTCGCCTACAATCTGGCCACCGATGGCACCCGTCCGCGTCGGCGAGGTGATGCCCATGCCCCCGGACCCCGCCCAGCCCCCTGCCTCGCACCAGGCCCTTCCGGAGGCAGGGAGCGCTCCCGCCGCCGTGGCGGCCGACCCCGACGTTGCGTTGATGCTCCGCCTGCAGGCCGGCGACGAGGCGGCATTCCAGGACCTCTTCCGGAAGTACAGCCCGCGCGTCCTCCAGTTCGCGCGGCGGTTCGTCGGCAGCGACGCCCAGGCCGAGGAGCTGTCGCAGGATGTCTTCGTGCAGGTCTTCCGCTTTCGGCACCGGTACCGCCCGCAGAGCCGCTTCTCGACCTGGCTGTTCACCATCGCCACGAACCTCTGCCTGAACGAGGTCCGCCGTCCCGAGCGACACCTCCGCGTCGACCTCTGGAATCGCCGGGACGGCGAGGAGCGTGCGGAGGGTCCGCCGCTGCCCGATCCCACGGCCGTCACACCCGAGCAAGGGGCCGCGGCCCGGCAGCTGGAGCGCCGGCTCGAGGTGCTGGTGGCCGAGCTTCCCGCGAAGCAACGTGCGGCGCTCTTGCTGTCACGCATGGACGGCCTGGCGTACCGTGACGTGGCCGAGGCGCTCGGCTCGACCGAAGGCGCGGTGAAGGCGCTTCTCTTTCGCGCCACGCAGACTCTCAAGCGGGGCCTCCGCGAGTATCTCTGA
- a CDS encoding beta-lactamase family protein, with protein MGRRSVTTREALTSASVHGECAARFAAVRATFAANFDMGVEVGASFAATVDGELVVDLWGGYADAARTRPWTRDTIVNVFSTTKAMTALCAHMLVDRGLLDLDAPVARYWPEFAQNGKRALPVHYLLSHRAGLAAIRQPLPTEAFYDWDRMVGALAAETPWWEPGTTSGYHAMTFGYLVGELIRRVSGKTPGRFFRDEVALPLGCDFHIGLPAGEDHRVAQMVPPTPEETAAAAPSAAVDPQSLLGKVMSNPPLTPALANQRAWRAAEIPAANGHGNARSAARVMAALARGGVLDGVRLLRGETLGRAIEAQFDGTDIVLGLPMRWGLGFMLASDRLPMGPNRRAFGHGGWGGSLAVADADARVSWAYVMNKMSPGTTGDSRAARVVAALYGAL; from the coding sequence ATGGGCCGCCGTTCCGTGACAACGAGAGAGGCCCTGACGTCGGCTTCCGTCCACGGTGAGTGTGCAGCGCGCTTCGCTGCGGTGCGGGCGACCTTTGCCGCCAACTTCGACATGGGAGTGGAGGTTGGCGCGTCGTTCGCGGCGACCGTCGACGGAGAGCTGGTCGTTGACCTGTGGGGCGGTTACGCCGACGCGGCTCGCACCCGGCCGTGGACGCGCGACACGATCGTCAACGTCTTCTCGACGACGAAGGCGATGACGGCCCTCTGCGCCCACATGCTCGTCGACCGCGGTCTTCTCGACCTGGACGCGCCCGTGGCACGCTACTGGCCGGAGTTCGCGCAGAATGGAAAGCGCGCGCTGCCCGTGCACTACCTGCTCAGCCATCGCGCCGGCCTGGCCGCGATCCGGCAGCCGCTGCCGACCGAGGCGTTCTACGACTGGGACCGGATGGTCGGCGCGCTGGCCGCCGAGACGCCGTGGTGGGAGCCCGGCACCACCAGCGGCTACCACGCCATGACGTTCGGCTACCTCGTCGGCGAGCTGATCCGGCGGGTCAGCGGCAAGACGCCGGGCAGGTTCTTCCGGGACGAGGTCGCGCTGCCCCTCGGCTGCGATTTCCACATCGGCTTGCCCGCGGGCGAGGACCACCGCGTCGCCCAGATGGTGCCGCCGACTCCCGAGGAGACGGCCGCCGCCGCGCCGAGCGCGGCGGTGGACCCGCAGTCGCTGCTCGGCAAGGTCATGAGCAACCCGCCGCTCACGCCCGCCCTGGCCAATCAACGCGCCTGGCGGGCCGCCGAGATCCCGGCGGCGAACGGGCATGGCAACGCGCGGTCCGCCGCCCGCGTCATGGCCGCCCTGGCCCGCGGCGGCGTGCTCGACGGCGTGCGCCTGCTCCGCGGGGAGACCCTCGGCCGCGCGATCGAGGCGCAGTTCGACGGCACGGACATCGTGCTCGGCCTCCCGATGCGCTGGGGACTCGGCTTCATGCTGGCCAGCGACCGCTTGCCGATGGGGCCGAACCGCCGCGCCTTCGGGCACGGCGGATGGGGCGGATCGCTGGCCGTCGCCGACGCGGATGCACGCGTGAGCTGGGCCTACGTCATGAACAAGATGTCGCCCGGCACGACGGGAGACAGCCGTGCCGCGCGAGTGGTCGCCGCGCTGTACGGCGCGCTCTGA
- a CDS encoding DNA internalization-related competence protein ComEC/Rec2 — protein MEVRAVLGVAMAGVLAGELAAPARSAPLLFVFAAALAALWLAGRRRRTWAAWLALALAAVALGAHRMSGVRAPIFPPEHVARLTRPLRTTLEGRVAAAPERRDRRTVLLVEAEALGRGTARRHASGLVRVGVRGRAQGWRYGDRLRVDTILRTPRNFENPGRFDYVAHLARRGVHVTAFVWSDAALERLPSAGNGVRDRLERWRARLAAAIGAAVAAPAGPVLQALIVGEEGEVDAELRDAFSRAGVIHILSISGLHVGLVAAAGFAVVRWLLSRSEWLVLAVDVERVAALASLGPVALYTGLAGLGVATLRSTIMVVVAVLAGLAGRRVDVLRSLAVAAVVLALAWPGAPLEISFQLSFVSVLAIVLGARRFGPQAPGGGWRARLRAAALVSPSALAGTAPLTAFHFHQVSVVGLVANPIAVPIFGSLVVVVGLAGALVEPFAPAAARALFQLAGLVLRPGIAVVRWLAAPGWAAVDVPIPSVVELALCYGALAGLLLTPGRVGRLLAAIALAGLVADAGWWVHERFDDRLRATFLDVGQGDAAVLELPAGRVVVVDAGGFPGGEFDTGAAVVAPFLLTRKVLRLDAVAMTHAHPDHFGGIGYLLAHFHPREFWWSGVPGSGVEWERLAAAVQASGARIRRLDSATAVADSVTVLHPPPELGKTSINDSSLALRVARGRFGVLLTGDIEARAEQRLLARPDLLPSTVLKVPHHGSRTSSTPAFVSAVAPLLAVMSVGADNRYRLPAPEVERRYGSRGTCVLRTDRCGAVTVETDGNRLVVHAARPGCACPDSTPGH, from the coding sequence GTGGAGGTGCGGGCGGTGCTCGGGGTGGCGATGGCAGGGGTGCTGGCCGGCGAGCTCGCGGCGCCGGCGCGCTCAGCCCCACTGCTCTTCGTCTTCGCGGCTGCGCTCGCGGCCCTCTGGCTCGCCGGCCGCAGGCGGCGGACGTGGGCCGCGTGGTTGGCGCTGGCACTCGCGGCGGTGGCGCTGGGCGCGCACCGCATGTCTGGTGTCCGCGCCCCGATCTTCCCGCCCGAGCACGTGGCGCGGCTCACCCGGCCGCTGCGGACGACGCTGGAGGGTCGCGTGGCGGCCGCCCCGGAACGGCGCGATCGCCGGACCGTGCTCCTCGTCGAAGCCGAGGCGCTCGGCCGCGGGACGGCACGGCGGCACGCGAGCGGCCTCGTGCGGGTCGGCGTTCGCGGCCGGGCCCAGGGCTGGCGATATGGCGATCGCCTCCGCGTCGACACGATCCTGCGCACGCCGCGCAACTTCGAGAACCCCGGCCGCTTCGACTACGTGGCGCACCTCGCCCGCCGCGGCGTCCACGTGACCGCGTTCGTCTGGAGCGACGCGGCCCTCGAGCGCTTGCCGTCTGCCGGGAACGGCGTCCGCGATCGCCTGGAACGCTGGCGGGCGCGGCTCGCCGCCGCCATCGGCGCCGCCGTCGCGGCGCCCGCGGGGCCCGTGCTGCAGGCGCTCATCGTCGGCGAGGAGGGCGAGGTCGACGCCGAGCTGCGCGACGCCTTCAGCCGCGCCGGCGTGATCCACATCCTCTCGATCTCCGGCCTGCACGTGGGCCTCGTGGCGGCGGCGGGGTTCGCGGTGGTCCGCTGGCTGCTGTCCCGCAGCGAGTGGCTCGTGCTGGCGGTCGACGTCGAGCGCGTGGCGGCCCTGGCGAGCCTCGGGCCGGTGGCGCTGTATACGGGCCTCGCGGGTCTCGGGGTCGCCACGCTGCGCTCCACCATCATGGTCGTGGTCGCCGTGCTCGCCGGCCTCGCGGGGCGTCGGGTCGACGTGCTGCGGAGCCTGGCCGTGGCCGCCGTGGTGCTCGCGCTCGCGTGGCCGGGGGCGCCGCTCGAGATCTCCTTCCAGCTCTCCTTCGTCTCCGTGCTGGCTATCGTCCTCGGCGCGCGCCGCTTCGGCCCGCAGGCGCCGGGCGGCGGCTGGCGGGCGCGGCTGCGCGCGGCCGCGCTGGTGTCGCCGTCGGCGCTCGCCGGGACGGCCCCGCTCACCGCCTTCCACTTCCATCAGGTCTCGGTCGTCGGGCTCGTCGCCAACCCCATCGCCGTGCCGATCTTCGGCTCGCTGGTGGTCGTCGTGGGGCTCGCGGGGGCTCTGGTCGAGCCCTTTGCACCGGCCGCCGCTCGCGCGCTCTTCCAGCTGGCCGGGCTCGTCCTCCGGCCCGGCATCGCCGTCGTCCGCTGGCTGGCGGCGCCCGGCTGGGCGGCGGTGGACGTCCCCATCCCGAGCGTCGTGGAGCTGGCGCTCTGCTACGGCGCGCTCGCGGGGCTCCTGCTCACGCCCGGGCGGGTCGGACGCCTGCTCGCGGCCATCGCGCTGGCGGGGCTCGTCGCCGACGCCGGCTGGTGGGTGCACGAGCGGTTCGACGACCGCCTGCGTGCCACCTTTCTCGATGTGGGGCAGGGCGACGCCGCCGTGCTCGAGCTGCCGGCTGGGCGGGTGGTCGTCGTCGACGCCGGCGGTTTCCCCGGCGGCGAGTTCGACACGGGCGCGGCCGTCGTCGCGCCGTTCCTGCTCACGCGCAAGGTCCTCCGGCTCGACGCGGTCGCCATGACGCACGCGCATCCCGACCACTTCGGAGGCATCGGCTACCTGCTCGCGCACTTTCACCCGCGCGAGTTCTGGTGGAGCGGCGTGCCCGGAAGCGGCGTCGAATGGGAGCGGCTCGCGGCTGCCGTCCAAGCGAGCGGTGCCCGCATCCGGCGGCTCGACAGCGCGACGGCGGTCGCCGACTCCGTCACGGTCCTCCATCCACCGCCCGAGCTCGGGAAGACGTCGATCAACGATTCATCGCTCGCGCTGCGGGTCGCCCGCGGGCGCTTCGGTGTCCTCCTCACGGGCGACATCGAGGCCCGCGCCGAGCAGCGCCTCCTCGCCCGTCCCGATCTCCTGCCGAGCACGGTCTTGAAGGTGCCGCATCACGGGAGCCGGACCTCGAGCACCCCGGCGTTCGTCTCCGCCGTCGCGCCCCTGCTGGCCGTCATGTCGGTCGGCGCCGACAACCGGTATCGACTGCCGGCGCCCGAGGTCGAGCGCCGCTATGGGTCGCGTGGGACGTGTGTGCTCCGCACCGACCGCTGCGGCGCCGTCACCGTCGAGACCGACGGGAATCGCCTGGTGGTGCACGCCGCACGCCCCGGCTGCGCATGCCCCGACAGCACGCCGGGTCATTAG
- the uvrB gene encoding excinuclease ABC subunit UvrB — protein sequence MRREGQFRLRADFEPQGDQPDAIAALTEGVRAGTPHQVLLGVTGSGKTFTVSHVVANVNKPTLVIAPNKTLAAQLYSEFRALFPDSAVRYFVSYYDYYQPEAYVPSTDTYIEKDASINDEIDKMRHAATKALLERNDVLVVASVSCIYGLGSPASYFDMLVLLERGTEVERDAMLRKLVDMQYQRNDVDFHRGTFRVRGDVVEIFPAYEEARAIRVELFGDTVESLSEVDPLRGKALRQLERVAIYPASHYVATDEVMKRAVASIRAELQDRLNELRDQHKLLEAQRLEQRTQYDLELLAEMGFCPGIENYSRHLDGRAPGEPPYTLLDYFPDDYLLVIDESHVTVPQIGGMYRGDRSRKETLVEFGFRLPSALDNRPLNFEEFLTRVPQAVYVSATPGEWELQRARGRVVEQLIRPTGLTDPEVIVRPARHQVDDLLEEIRKRVAAEERVLVTTLTKKMAEDLTDYLRDVGIKVRYIHSDIETIERVDIIRDLRRGEFDVLVGINLLREGLDLPEVSLVAILDADKEGYLRSERSLIQTIGRAARNVHGTVLMYADTVTASMRRAIDETNRRRAVQEEYNQRHGITPQTIQKAIAEPLAVVCEADYLTVPLVAETPDEGPVDPAALAKTVAALRREMREAAKQLEFERAAELRDRIHALETRLLGVEPAEAG from the coding sequence ATGCGTCGGGAGGGGCAGTTCCGGCTGCGCGCCGACTTCGAGCCGCAGGGCGACCAGCCGGACGCCATCGCCGCGCTCACCGAAGGCGTGCGCGCCGGGACGCCGCACCAGGTGCTGCTCGGCGTCACGGGCAGCGGCAAGACGTTCACCGTCTCGCACGTCGTCGCGAACGTCAACAAGCCGACGCTCGTGATCGCGCCCAACAAGACGCTCGCGGCGCAGCTCTACAGCGAGTTCCGCGCGCTCTTCCCGGACAGCGCGGTCCGGTACTTCGTGAGCTACTACGACTACTACCAGCCCGAGGCCTACGTCCCCTCGACCGACACCTACATCGAGAAGGACGCGTCCATCAACGACGAGATCGACAAGATGCGCCACGCGGCGACGAAGGCGCTGCTCGAGCGCAACGACGTCCTCGTCGTCGCGAGCGTGTCGTGCATCTACGGCCTCGGCTCGCCGGCGAGCTACTTCGACATGCTCGTCCTCCTCGAGCGCGGGACGGAGGTCGAGCGCGACGCGATGCTGCGCAAGCTGGTCGACATGCAGTACCAGCGCAACGACGTCGACTTCCACCGCGGCACGTTCCGGGTGCGCGGCGACGTGGTCGAGATCTTCCCGGCCTACGAGGAGGCGAGGGCGATCCGGGTGGAGCTCTTCGGCGACACGGTGGAGAGCCTCTCGGAGGTCGATCCCCTGCGCGGCAAGGCGTTGCGGCAGCTCGAGCGGGTGGCGATCTACCCCGCGAGCCACTACGTCGCGACCGACGAGGTCATGAAGCGGGCCGTCGCCTCGATCCGGGCCGAGCTGCAGGACCGCCTGAACGAGCTGCGCGACCAGCACAAGCTCCTCGAGGCGCAGCGGCTCGAGCAGCGCACGCAGTACGACCTCGAGCTGCTCGCCGAGATGGGCTTCTGTCCCGGCATCGAGAACTACTCCCGCCATCTCGACGGTCGGGCCCCCGGCGAGCCGCCGTACACGCTCCTCGACTACTTCCCGGACGACTACCTGCTGGTGATCGACGAGAGCCACGTCACCGTGCCCCAGATCGGCGGCATGTATCGCGGCGACCGCTCGCGCAAGGAGACGCTCGTCGAGTTCGGCTTCCGGCTGCCGTCGGCGCTCGACAACCGGCCGCTCAACTTCGAGGAGTTCCTGACGCGCGTCCCGCAGGCGGTCTACGTCTCGGCCACCCCCGGGGAGTGGGAGCTCCAGCGGGCGCGCGGCCGGGTCGTGGAGCAGCTGATCCGCCCGACCGGCCTCACCGACCCCGAGGTGATCGTGCGACCCGCCCGCCACCAGGTGGACGACCTGCTCGAGGAGATCCGCAAGCGCGTGGCGGCCGAGGAGCGGGTGCTGGTGACCACGCTCACGAAGAAGATGGCCGAGGACCTCACCGACTACCTGCGCGACGTGGGCATCAAGGTGCGCTACATCCACTCCGACATCGAGACGATCGAGCGCGTCGACATCATCCGCGACCTCCGGCGGGGCGAGTTCGACGTGCTGGTCGGGATCAACCTCCTGCGCGAGGGCCTCGACCTGCCCGAGGTGTCGCTGGTCGCCATCCTCGACGCCGACAAGGAGGGCTATCTCCGCTCCGAGCGCTCGCTCATCCAGACCATCGGCCGCGCCGCACGCAACGTCCACGGCACGGTGCTCATGTATGCCGACACGGTCACCGCCTCGATGCGGAGAGCGATCGACGAGACCAACCGGCGCCGGGCGGTGCAGGAGGAGTACAACCAGCGGCACGGCATCACGCCGCAGACGATCCAGAAGGCGATCGCCGAGCCGCTGGCGGTGGTCTGCGAGGCCGATTACCTGACCGTACCGCTGGTCGCCGAGACGCCCGACGAGGGGCCGGTCGATCCGGCTGCGCTCGCCAAGACGGTGGCCGCGCTGCGCCGCGAGATGCGGGAGGCGGCCAAGCAGCTCGAGTTCGAGCGGGCGGCAGAGCTGCGCGACCGCATCCACGCGCTCGAGACGCGCCTGCTCGGCGTGGAGCCGGCCGAAGCAGGATGA
- a CDS encoding response regulator transcription factor codes for MIAQPRRLRLVIVDDHTLFREGLRTILEMEDDIQVVADAESAEDIVELVWQTKPDVLLLDIRMPQGSGLDAVPAVLRISPGTRVLVLTACDEKEEHMRAFKLGAKGVILKDSARQTLMQAIHTVCTGQVWVDPRMTGALVEELSHLGPEGAASTSRDENGLTEREREIVRLVASGQKNKEVGATLTISERTVKTHLTNIFQKLGVRDRVGLVMYALRHGLTRAA; via the coding sequence ATGATCGCTCAACCGAGAAGACTCCGCCTCGTCATCGTCGATGACCACACGCTGTTCCGCGAGGGCCTGCGCACGATCCTCGAGATGGAGGACGACATCCAGGTGGTCGCAGACGCCGAGAGCGCCGAGGACATCGTGGAGCTGGTTTGGCAGACCAAGCCCGACGTCCTGCTCCTCGACATCCGGATGCCACAGGGGAGCGGCCTCGACGCGGTCCCCGCCGTCCTGCGCATCAGTCCGGGAACCCGCGTCCTCGTGCTCACCGCCTGTGACGAGAAGGAAGAGCACATGCGGGCCTTCAAGCTCGGCGCCAAGGGCGTCATCCTGAAGGACTCCGCACGCCAGACCCTCATGCAGGCCATCCACACCGTGTGCACGGGCCAGGTCTGGGTCGACCCGCGCATGACGGGCGCCCTCGTGGAGGAACTCTCCCACCTCGGGCCCGAGGGCGCGGCCTCGACCAGCCGCGACGAGAACGGCCTCACCGAGCGAGAGCGCGAGATCGTGCGCCTCGTCGCCTCCGGCCAGAAGAACAAGGAGGTGGGCGCGACGCTCACGATCAGCGAGCGCACCGTGAAGACACACCTCACCAACATCTTTCAGAAGCTCGGCGTGCGCGATCGGGTGGGGCTGGTCATGTACGCGCTGCGCCACGGGTTGACGCGAGCGGCTTAA
- a CDS encoding DUF3106 domain-containing protein, with product MKRLGIVLLLAAALGGAAALAQQPAGRPWQELSPEEQRRAWENYQRYQQLPEHKQRSLGERYQRFRALPPQERERLRQNYETYRGFDPGQRQEFGQKYRRWKSGQPASR from the coding sequence ATGAAGCGGCTCGGCATCGTGTTGCTCCTGGCGGCCGCCCTCGGCGGAGCGGCGGCCCTCGCGCAGCAGCCGGCGGGTCGTCCGTGGCAGGAGCTCAGCCCGGAGGAGCAACGACGGGCCTGGGAGAACTACCAGCGCTACCAGCAGCTCCCGGAGCACAAGCAGCGGTCGCTCGGAGAGCGCTACCAGCGATTCCGGGCATTGCCGCCGCAGGAGCGGGAGCGGCTGCGGCAGAACTACGAGACCTACCGCGGCTTCGATCCTGGACAGCGGCAGGAGTTCGGCCAGAAGTACCGCCGTTGGAAGTCCGGTCAGCCAGCATCCCGGTAG
- the uvrC gene encoding excinuclease ABC subunit UvrC — protein sequence MVTAENQVAPPAVSVAVPPDARALEERLTAVPPRPGVYLLKDRHGKVIYIGKAANLRSRVRSYLRGGDERSQVRFLVERLAEFETLVTASDKEALILENNLIKQYRPRYNIRLKDDKSYVSVKVAVHDPWPRVLVTRKIVKDGSRYFGPFASASAVRETLDTIRKVFPLRTCSDPVFKNRSRPCIEYQIKRCLGPCVLPVDRAVYEEHLRQAMLLLEGRNRDVVSALRGRMEEAAAGERFEDAARLRDQLRAIEKTQEPQQVVEHWGANQDVFGLYREGGSIEVQVLFVRDGKLVSNQTYAFDDWEFPDAEVLEEVLTQFYQATERDVPDEILLPTPISDAEVRAEYLSERRGRKAAILVPQRGDKLRLVDMARENARQSFAERRDAGKQAARMAAELQQRLRLANAPKRIECVDIANIQGTLSVGSVVAFDEGMPAKAGYRHFRIRSVEGADDFASMAEVLQRRFRDAKERGDLPDLLVIDGGPGQLSAASAVMHDLGITELDVVALAKERVERDATASEIRRRPERVFLPGRKNPVVLKPNSSALFLLQRVRDEAHRFANTYHRKLRARARLASPLDQVAGIGPRRRRALLRRFGSVKRIGEATAEELASVPGITLTLAAQIKERLAGA from the coding sequence ATCGTGACCGCCGAGAACCAGGTTGCACCGCCCGCGGTGAGCGTCGCCGTACCCCCCGACGCGCGCGCGCTCGAGGAGCGTCTGACGGCGGTGCCGCCGCGCCCGGGCGTGTATCTCTTGAAGGACCGCCACGGCAAGGTCATCTACATCGGCAAGGCAGCGAACCTGCGCAGCCGCGTGCGGAGCTATCTCCGCGGCGGCGACGAGCGCAGCCAGGTCCGCTTCCTGGTCGAGCGTCTGGCCGAGTTCGAGACCCTGGTCACCGCCAGCGACAAGGAAGCCCTCATCCTCGAGAACAACCTCATCAAGCAGTACCGGCCGCGCTACAACATCCGGCTGAAGGACGACAAGAGCTACGTGAGCGTGAAGGTCGCCGTGCACGACCCGTGGCCGCGCGTCCTGGTCACCCGCAAGATCGTGAAGGACGGCAGCCGTTACTTCGGGCCCTTCGCCAGCGCGTCGGCGGTGCGGGAGACGCTCGACACCATCCGCAAGGTGTTCCCGCTCCGCACCTGCAGCGACCCCGTCTTCAAGAACCGCAGCCGCCCGTGCATCGAGTACCAGATCAAGCGCTGCCTCGGGCCCTGCGTGCTGCCGGTCGACCGGGCCGTGTACGAGGAGCACCTCCGCCAGGCCATGCTGCTGCTCGAGGGCCGGAACCGCGACGTCGTGAGCGCGCTGCGCGGCCGCATGGAAGAGGCGGCCGCGGGGGAGCGGTTCGAGGACGCCGCCCGGCTCCGCGACCAGCTCCGCGCCATCGAGAAGACCCAGGAGCCGCAGCAGGTGGTCGAGCACTGGGGGGCGAATCAGGACGTGTTCGGGCTCTACCGGGAGGGCGGCTCGATCGAGGTGCAGGTGCTCTTCGTACGCGACGGCAAGCTGGTGTCGAACCAGACCTACGCGTTCGACGACTGGGAGTTCCCCGATGCCGAGGTCCTCGAGGAGGTGCTGACGCAGTTCTACCAGGCGACCGAGCGCGACGTGCCCGACGAGATCCTGCTCCCGACGCCGATCTCGGACGCGGAGGTCCGGGCCGAGTACCTGAGCGAGCGGCGCGGCAGGAAGGCGGCGATCCTCGTCCCGCAGCGCGGCGACAAGCTGCGGCTGGTCGACATGGCGCGCGAGAACGCCCGCCAGAGCTTCGCCGAGCGGCGCGACGCCGGCAAGCAGGCGGCGCGCATGGCGGCCGAGCTGCAGCAGCGGCTCCGCCTCGCCAACGCCCCCAAGCGGATCGAGTGCGTCGACATCGCGAACATCCAGGGGACGCTCTCGGTCGGCTCGGTCGTGGCCTTCGACGAGGGCATGCCCGCCAAGGCCGGATACCGCCACTTCCGCATCCGCAGCGTCGAGGGGGCCGATGACTTCGCGTCCATGGCGGAAGTCCTCCAGCGGCGCTTCCGCGACGCCAAGGAGCGCGGTGACCTCCCCGACCTCCTGGTCATCGACGGCGGGCCGGGACAGCTCTCGGCCGCCTCGGCCGTGATGCACGACCTCGGCATCACCGAGCTGGACGTCGTGGCGCTCGCCAAGGAGCGGGTCGAGCGCGATGCCACGGCGAGCGAGATCCGCCGCCGCCCCGAGCGCGTCTTCCTCCCCGGTCGCAAGAACCCGGTGGTACTCAAGCCGAACTCGAGCGCGCTCTTCCTGCTCCAGCGCGTGCGCGACGAGGCGCACCGCTTCGCCAACACCTACCACCGCAAGCTCCGGGCGCGCGCCAGGCTCGCCTCGCCCCTCGACCAGGTGGCCGGCATCGGGCCGCGGCGCCGCCGGGCGCTGCTCCGGCGCTTCGGGAGCGTCAAGCGGATCGGCGAGGCGACGGCCGAGGAGCTGGCGAGCGTCCCGGGCATCACGCTGACGCTCGCGGCGCAGATCAAGGAGCGGCTCGCCGGGGCGTGA
- a CDS encoding aspartyl protease, translating into MSGDYSDRMLLPRWPVGRRVPTMRGMGMTYLSAKLTRPDGRGPGVRLRFVVDSGALYSVLPERAWKRLGLRPTRSAEFTLADGTVIERRVSRCTFAIAGVAETSPAVLGEAKDVAILGVVTLETLGLMLNPLTREVLPMKLMLATSAPWAAVP; encoded by the coding sequence ATGAGCGGGGACTATTCCGATCGAATGCTTCTCCCGCGCTGGCCTGTAGGCCGCCGCGTCCCTACGATGCGCGGGATGGGGATGACCTACCTCTCGGCAAAGCTCACACGGCCCGACGGCCGCGGTCCGGGGGTCAGGCTCCGCTTCGTGGTTGACTCGGGTGCGCTCTACAGCGTGCTGCCCGAGCGGGCGTGGAAGCGGCTGGGGCTCAGGCCGACGCGCAGTGCCGAGTTCACGCTCGCGGACGGCACGGTCATCGAGCGTCGTGTTTCCCGCTGCACCTTCGCGATCGCGGGTGTGGCGGAGACTTCTCCCGCCGTCCTGGGCGAAGCCAAGGACGTCGCCATACTCGGCGTCGTGACGCTCGAGACCCTGGGTCTCATGCTGAACCCGCTCACGCGCGAGGTCCTACCGATGAAACTCATGCTCGCCACGAGCGCTCCATGGGCCGCCGTTCCGTGA